From Paenibacillus physcomitrellae, the proteins below share one genomic window:
- the groES gene encoding co-chaperone GroES, translating into MIRPLGERVLVEAIEQSETTASGIVLPDTSKEKPQEGKIVAVGSGTLKDGVRVPLEVQVGDVVIFSKYAGTEVKYEGKEYLIMKESDIQAIVE; encoded by the coding sequence ATGATCAGACCTTTAGGTGAACGCGTATTGGTGGAAGCTATTGAACAAAGCGAAACTACTGCATCCGGGATCGTGCTTCCGGACACATCCAAAGAGAAGCCGCAAGAAGGCAAAATTGTTGCTGTAGGCAGCGGCACGCTGAAAGACGGCGTTCGTGTTCCTTTGGAAGTTCAAGTTGGCGACGTGGTGATCTTCTCCAAATATGCCGGCACAGAAGTGAAATACGAAGGCAAAGAATATTTGATTATGAAAGAAAGCGACATTCAAGCTATCGTTGAATAA
- the groL gene encoding chaperonin GroEL (60 kDa chaperone family; promotes refolding of misfolded polypeptides especially under stressful conditions; forms two stacked rings of heptamers to form a barrel-shaped 14mer; ends can be capped by GroES; misfolded proteins enter the barrel where they are refolded when GroES binds), whose product MAKDIKFSEDARRAMLRGVDALANAVKVTLGPKGRNVVLEKKFGSPLITNDGVTIAKEIELEDAFENMGAQLVKEVATKTNDVAGDGTTTATVLAQALIREGLKNVTAGASPIGLRKGIDKAVRAAVEELKAISKTIEGKQSIAQVAAISAADDEVGQLIAEAMEKVGKDGVITVEESRGFATELEVVEGMQFDRGYISPYMITDTDKMEANLDNPYILITDKKISSTQEILPLLEKIVQQSRPLVIIAEDIEGEAQAMLIVNKLRGTFNAVAVKAPGFGDRREAMLQDIAALTGGQVITEKLGLDLKSTTIDQLGNARQVIVTKENTTIVDGAGDKADIDARVNQIRSQLEETTSEFDKEKLQERLAKLAGGVAVVKVGAATETELKERKLRIEDALNATRAAVEEGIVSGGGTALVNVYHAVAAVEAAGDEKTGVEIVLRALEEPIRTIAANAGEEGSVIVDRLKKEKTGIGFNAATGEWVNMIEAGIVDPAKVTRSALQHAASVAGLFLTTEAVIADKPEPAGAAGAPDMGGMGGMGGMM is encoded by the coding sequence ATGGCAAAAGACATTAAATTCAGTGAAGACGCTCGTCGTGCAATGCTCCGTGGTGTAGACGCTTTGGCTAACGCTGTAAAAGTAACACTCGGTCCTAAAGGCCGCAACGTGGTATTGGAGAAGAAATTCGGCAGCCCGCTCATCACCAATGACGGCGTGACAATCGCTAAAGAAATCGAGCTGGAAGATGCATTCGAGAACATGGGTGCTCAGCTGGTTAAAGAAGTAGCAACTAAAACCAACGACGTTGCCGGTGACGGTACAACTACTGCAACCGTGTTGGCACAAGCCTTGATCCGTGAAGGTTTGAAGAACGTTACTGCAGGTGCAAGCCCAATCGGACTTCGCAAAGGGATCGACAAAGCGGTTCGCGCTGCGGTTGAAGAATTGAAAGCCATCTCCAAAACCATCGAAGGCAAACAATCCATCGCTCAAGTAGCCGCTATCTCTGCTGCTGACGATGAAGTAGGCCAACTGATTGCTGAAGCTATGGAGAAAGTTGGCAAAGACGGCGTAATCACTGTAGAAGAATCCCGTGGATTCGCTACTGAGCTGGAAGTTGTAGAAGGTATGCAGTTTGACCGCGGCTACATCTCTCCTTACATGATTACGGATACCGACAAAATGGAAGCTAACCTGGATAACCCTTATATCCTGATTACAGATAAAAAGATCAGCAGCACGCAGGAAATCCTGCCTTTGCTTGAGAAAATCGTTCAACAAAGCCGTCCGCTTGTGATCATCGCTGAAGACATCGAAGGCGAAGCGCAAGCCATGCTGATCGTGAACAAACTGCGTGGTACTTTCAACGCGGTAGCTGTGAAAGCTCCTGGCTTTGGCGACCGCCGTGAAGCTATGCTGCAGGACATCGCTGCTCTGACAGGCGGCCAAGTGATCACTGAGAAATTGGGTCTTGACCTGAAATCTACTACAATCGATCAATTGGGTAACGCTCGTCAAGTTATCGTAACGAAAGAAAACACAACGATCGTTGACGGTGCTGGCGACAAAGCCGATATCGATGCTCGTGTGAACCAAATCCGTTCTCAATTGGAAGAAACAACTTCCGAGTTCGACAAAGAAAAACTGCAAGAGCGTCTGGCTAAACTCGCTGGCGGCGTTGCGGTTGTTAAAGTCGGCGCAGCTACTGAAACTGAACTGAAAGAGCGCAAACTGCGCATCGAAGACGCCCTGAACGCAACTCGCGCTGCGGTTGAAGAAGGTATCGTTTCCGGTGGTGGTACTGCCCTCGTTAACGTATATCACGCTGTTGCAGCTGTTGAAGCGGCTGGCGACGAGAAAACAGGCGTAGAGATCGTACTCCGCGCTCTGGAAGAGCCAATCCGCACAATCGCAGCTAACGCTGGCGAAGAAGGTTCCGTAATCGTGGACCGTCTGAAGAAAGAAAAAACAGGTATCGGCTTCAACGCCGCTACTGGCGAATGGGTAAACATGATCGAAGCCGGTATCGTTGACCCTGCTAAAGTAACTCGTTCCGCCTTGCAGCACGCTGCATCCGTTGCAGGTCTGTTCCTGACAACTGAAGCTGTCATCGCTGACAAGCCAGAACCTGCTGGCGCTGCTGGTGCCCCTGACATGGGCGGCATGGGCGGTATGGGCGGCATGATGTAA